One Tolypothrix bouteillei VB521301 DNA window includes the following coding sequences:
- a CDS encoding pentapeptide repeat-containing protein, translating to MRTLLSLVISASSIALSGADSVATLLLVAVLLRNNMPQQEILIGDLISRYAAGERNFSEVIIETPFPQTSSWELGHFRGLDLSGIILRNSSIRWIAIYMDGVILRGADLTDVDLGESNFEGADLSNAILRETKYFQSAFNGANLSGADLTGAELVDSGFIGVNLCGANFTNARIDDITFACNNLNKAIFNGARLKNVLFDEAKLVRTDFRGADFGKDKRGASGVRFRDCCFGKTLMPDGSVRGS from the coding sequence GTGAGAACTTTATTGTCACTGGTGATTTCTGCCAGTAGTATCGCACTGAGTGGTGCTGATAGTGTGGCAACGTTATTATTGGTAGCAGTATTGTTACGTAATAATATGCCGCAGCAAGAAATTCTGATTGGAGACCTCATTAGTCGTTATGCCGCTGGCGAAAGAAACTTTAGTGAAGTCATTATAGAGACCCCTTTTCCCCAAACCTCCTCTTGGGAACTCGGACATTTCAGAGGTTTGGATTTGAGTGGCATTATTTTGCGTAACAGCAGTATAAGATGGATCGCGATTTACATGGACGGAGTAATTCTGCGCGGGGCTGATTTGACCGACGTTGATTTGGGTGAGTCCAACTTCGAGGGGGCTGATTTGAGTAATGCCATTTTGCGGGAAACCAAATACTTCCAATCGGCTTTTAATGGTGCTAATCTCAGTGGAGCCGATTTGACAGGAGCTGAGTTGGTTGACAGTGGGTTCATTGGGGTTAACCTCTGCGGAGCTAACTTTACCAATGCAAGAATCGATGATATTACGTTCGCTTGCAACAACTTGAACAAGGCTATTTTCAATGGAGCTAGGTTGAAAAATGTTCTGTTTGACGAAGCCAAGTTGGTGCGGACCGACTTCCGTGGAGCCGACTTCGGAAAGGACAAACGTGGAGCCTCTGGGGTAAGATTCCGAGATTGTTGTTTTGGGAAAACCCTCATGCCTGATGGCAGTGTGCGTGGTAGCTGA
- a CDS encoding DUF3991 domain-containing protein, protein MQAIEIAQTEPTSQCIPPAVDSSQRSLVQQYLIQQKELPANMVQALHGPGLVYVEFNQNAVFRMRSLTEETTGAFLRGTRGEHTKILFFARKIDIYQKGTAVEVNEVVEFGDLGFC, encoded by the coding sequence ATGCAAGCCATTGAGATTGCCCAAACAGAACCAACATCACAGTGCATACCACCTGCTGTTGACTCAAGTCAGCGGTCCTTAGTACAGCAATACCTCATCCAACAAAAGGAACTGCCAGCAAACATGGTGCAAGCTCTCCACGGTCCGGGGTTGGTTTATGTTGAATTCAACCAAAATGCTGTATTCAGAATGCGATCGCTCACAGAAGAAACCACCGGAGCTTTCTTGCGCGGCACCAGGGGGGAGCATACTAAAATCTTATTCTTTGCTAGGAAAATCGATATTTATCAGAAGGGTACCGCAGTTGAGGTGAACGAGGTCGTCGAATTTGGTGATTTGGGCTTCTGCTAG
- a CDS encoding caspase family protein — translation MAKSIYALLVGIDRYDPNSVSPVPSLQGCVNDIAAAQEYLEERTKDGEWQLIEPLILKNEQATREAIIQGFKDHLCKADSSDVVFFYYAGHGGQEKAPEEFWVLEPDRLNESLICYDSRTANGKDLADKELSYLISLVAKKDPHVLIVLDCCHSGSGTRDLAPDVKVRRASVDNRERDLKSYLFYEDQKALDEILTSSRNLDEQKKTTGVVLPPRGKHIMFSACRDYELAKEYKGDRGEPRGVFSYFLMQTLQRTNGKITYRDLARNINAIVSGKVKEQSPQVDATNPEELDQPFLGGAIGDRDVFFALTYNRNENGWLIDGGGLHGLRVSQETETLLAIFPLTANSEELRNLDAALGEAKVTKVFPQRSKVQITKGEEKLSEKESYKAVAIGLPLPPLKVYFKTDESDAVGIELARKTLQTSGLKNQPSLYVREVEQAADANYYLAANKNQYWILQREDLSPAIAPIPEASNGESYTSEMASALVTRLEHIARWKNVLDLSTPATSRIKPDDVEMSITIVSGKKESPSSSELRVEYTHDSNNNEWLGPVLQVRLTNRSFKTLYANVVLLSEDYAINADLFEEKSSIRLAPSDSGGSSSVESELTFYIPEAFLEQGITEYKDIFKLIVCTTEFNASLLQQDGLNPPPRNRSTEQYGGTLDRLLDGVHTRNAVRAQGTYDDWMTKEITVTLIKPQDAKPIKSHSSTSLQDGLVEVQPHPSLRAKVNLTTVPQASRDLGNLILPAILRQEPRVTQSFAFTSSRGSDPGLSAIELSDIEDYTVVNKDAPLTIVIDKEITENEYLLPFAYDSEDKFFLPLGRGIRTENGKTEIVLERLPKPSTTSRSLQGSVKIFLEKVAHQKLGRPYNYPLLSSVASIDDKDKVTYEANKETIKGQVAQAQKIVLFIHGILGSTQRSLSSINKAKVTVNGQDRTLKEHYDLVLAFDYENLQTTIEENAKLLGQRLQEIGLGPNHGKELHIVAHSMGGLIARWFIEQEGGNQVVQHLVMLGTPNAGSPWPSIQDWVFTALSFGLNQLSAVVWPTRIVAVLLELLENNDLSLEQMHPESEFFKAIALSEDPHVPYTIIAGDRSLISGISEEKSGQLHRLMQKLFGKAVDKAIDLAFFQQPNDLAVSLASITSVTSDRTPPPRILEPYTACDHVTYFTVPSGLAALSEALSPKH, via the coding sequence ATGGCTAAAAGTATTTACGCACTGCTTGTCGGTATCGATAGATACGACCCTAACTCAGTTTCTCCAGTCCCTTCATTACAGGGGTGCGTTAATGATATTGCAGCAGCGCAAGAATATCTTGAAGAGCGCACAAAAGATGGTGAATGGCAATTGATAGAACCATTGATTTTGAAGAACGAACAAGCCACTCGCGAAGCAATTATTCAAGGCTTTAAGGATCATCTGTGCAAGGCTGACAGCAGTGATGTTGTGTTTTTCTACTATGCAGGTCATGGGGGTCAAGAAAAAGCACCAGAGGAATTTTGGGTTTTAGAACCAGACCGTTTGAATGAAAGTTTGATTTGCTATGATAGCCGTACAGCGAATGGGAAAGACCTTGCAGATAAAGAGTTATCTTACCTGATCTCTCTTGTGGCAAAGAAAGACCCTCATGTCTTGATTGTGCTTGATTGCTGTCACTCTGGTTCGGGAACGAGAGATTTAGCACCAGATGTGAAAGTTCGTCGCGCCTCTGTAGATAATCGAGAGCGAGATTTGAAGAGCTATCTGTTTTATGAAGACCAAAAAGCATTGGATGAGATATTAACGTCCTCTCGTAATTTGGACGAGCAGAAAAAGACGACTGGTGTTGTTTTACCACCAAGAGGTAAGCATATTATGTTTTCTGCTTGTAGGGATTATGAGTTGGCTAAAGAGTACAAAGGAGATCGAGGTGAACCAAGAGGCGTTTTTTCTTACTTTTTGATGCAAACACTCCAACGGACTAATGGTAAAATCACCTACCGAGACTTAGCCAGAAATATTAATGCGATCGTTAGTGGTAAAGTTAAGGAACAATCGCCGCAAGTTGACGCAACCAATCCCGAGGAGCTAGACCAGCCTTTCTTAGGCGGTGCAATTGGCGATCGCGATGTGTTTTTTGCCCTAACTTATAACAGAAATGAGAATGGTTGGCTTATTGATGGTGGTGGACTCCACGGTCTGAGAGTTTCTCAAGAGACAGAAACTCTACTCGCAATTTTTCCCTTAACAGCTAATTCCGAAGAGTTACGCAACCTTGATGCTGCTTTGGGCGAAGCAAAAGTCACTAAAGTATTTCCTCAACGAAGTAAAGTACAAATTACTAAGGGTGAAGAAAAGTTATCGGAAAAAGAAAGTTATAAGGCTGTAGCGATCGGCTTACCACTTCCGCCTTTAAAAGTTTACTTTAAGACTGATGAAAGTGATGCTGTCGGTATAGAACTAGCACGGAAAACATTACAAACATCTGGACTGAAAAATCAGCCTTCATTATATGTGCGTGAAGTCGAGCAAGCCGCAGATGCAAATTACTATTTAGCTGCCAATAAGAATCAGTATTGGATTTTACAACGTGAAGACTTAAGCCCTGCGATCGCTCCCATTCCAGAAGCTTCAAATGGAGAAAGTTACACATCCGAAATGGCGTCTGCACTCGTGACGCGTCTAGAGCATATCGCCCGTTGGAAGAATGTTTTAGATCTCTCCACTCCTGCAACGAGCCGAATTAAACCTGATGATGTAGAGATGTCTATTACAATTGTTTCCGGAAAGAAAGAGTCGCCATCAAGTTCAGAATTGCGCGTAGAGTATACCCATGACAGTAATAACAATGAGTGGCTTGGCCCAGTTCTTCAAGTCAGATTGACAAATCGTAGTTTTAAAACTCTCTACGCCAATGTCGTACTTCTCTCAGAAGATTACGCAATCAATGCTGACTTATTTGAGGAAAAAAGCAGTATCCGGTTAGCACCAAGCGATAGTGGAGGAAGTTCATCTGTAGAAAGTGAACTCACTTTCTATATACCAGAGGCATTTTTAGAACAGGGAATTACAGAGTATAAAGATATTTTCAAATTGATTGTCTGTACCACAGAATTTAATGCAAGTTTGCTGCAGCAAGATGGATTGAACCCTCCCCCAAGAAATCGTTCGACAGAACAGTATGGCGGAACATTGGATCGGTTGTTAGATGGAGTGCATACGCGTAATGCTGTGAGAGCGCAAGGGACTTATGATGATTGGATGACAAAAGAAATTACAGTCACTCTCATAAAACCGCAAGATGCCAAACCAATTAAATCTCATAGTAGTACTTCATTACAAGATGGTTTGGTTGAGGTACAACCCCATCCCAGTTTGCGTGCTAAGGTGAATTTGACTACAGTACCCCAAGCGAGTCGGGATTTGGGTAACCTAATTTTGCCTGCGATCCTGCGTCAAGAACCTCGAGTTACCCAATCTTTTGCATTTACTAGTAGTCGAGGAAGCGATCCGGGATTGAGTGCAATAGAGTTAAGCGATATTGAAGACTATACTGTTGTCAACAAAGATGCTCCTTTGACGATAGTGATTGATAAAGAAATAACAGAGAATGAATACCTCCTACCATTTGCTTACGATAGCGAGGATAAGTTTTTCTTACCTTTAGGACGGGGCATAAGAACGGAAAATGGCAAAACAGAAATTGTTTTGGAACGTTTGCCCAAACCAAGTACAACCAGTCGTAGTTTGCAAGGTTCTGTCAAAATTTTCTTGGAAAAAGTTGCCCATCAAAAGTTAGGAAGACCTTACAATTACCCCCTACTCAGTTCTGTAGCAAGCATTGACGATAAAGATAAGGTGACTTACGAAGCGAACAAGGAGACAATTAAAGGACAAGTTGCCCAAGCGCAAAAAATTGTTCTCTTCATTCATGGCATTCTTGGTAGTACACAACGCAGCCTCTCCTCCATTAACAAAGCTAAAGTTACAGTTAACGGGCAAGATCGGACTTTAAAAGAACACTATGACTTAGTGTTGGCTTTTGATTACGAAAATCTTCAAACCACTATTGAAGAAAATGCAAAACTTTTAGGACAGCGGTTGCAAGAAATTGGCTTGGGACCAAATCATGGTAAAGAATTACACATAGTAGCTCACTCTATGGGTGGTTTGATAGCTCGATGGTTTATTGAGCAAGAAGGTGGCAACCAAGTTGTACAACACTTAGTGATGTTAGGCACGCCAAATGCGGGTTCCCCCTGGCCTAGCATTCAAGATTGGGTATTTACAGCCCTTAGTTTTGGGTTGAATCAACTTTCAGCCGTTGTTTGGCCGACAAGAATTGTGGCTGTGTTACTTGAACTTTTAGAAAATAACGATCTTTCTTTGGAGCAAATGCATCCGGAATCTGAATTTTTCAAAGCGATCGCATTGTCTGAGGACCCCCACGTTCCTTACACAATTATTGCAGGTGACAGGTCATTGATATCGGGTATTTCAGAAGAGAAATCCGGTCAATTGCATCGATTAATGCAAAAGCTATTTGGTAAAGCAGTGGATAAAGCTATTGATTTAGCGTTCTTTCAGCAACCCAACGATCTTGCAGTCAGTTTGGCTAGTATTACAAGTGTAACGAGTGACAGAACACCCCCACCGAGAATATTAGAACCATATACTGCATGCGATCACGTAACTTACTTTACTGTGCCCTCAGGGTTAGCAGCTCTATCAGAAGCACTGTCTCCCAAGCACTAA
- a CDS encoding Rpn family recombination-promoting nuclease/putative transposase has translation MTADPLFYEIFKEIPELFFELIGQSGKDTSIYKFSAPEIKQRGFRLDGLLSTSEIYLNEPIYFIEAQSYKDDNFYNQFVAKIVLYLTQYQPPNDEWYAVVIYDTKSNEGNFPRYLNFVLSNLHRFYLDELAKTPNQSLAVGVMRLIVENKSQEKTGELARQLLRQAQQELTDATLEEKVLEFIKAVVIDKFANLSREELEVMLNLDSLKKSRVYLEGKQEGKQEGKQEGKQEGKQEGFEEGVLVTKLETIPKLMRLGLSIEQIAEFLELDVEIVRENARQ, from the coding sequence ATGACTGCCGATCCACTTTTCTATGAAATTTTTAAAGAGATACCTGAATTGTTTTTTGAACTTATCGGTCAATCAGGTAAAGATACAAGCATCTATAAATTCAGCGCTCCAGAAATTAAACAGAGAGGATTTCGTTTAGATGGGTTGCTCTCAACTTCTGAAATTTATCTGAACGAACCAATTTATTTTATTGAGGCTCAGTCTTATAAAGATGATAATTTCTACAATCAATTTGTTGCCAAAATCGTTCTTTATCTAACTCAATATCAACCTCCCAATGACGAATGGTATGCTGTTGTCATTTATGACACAAAAAGTAATGAAGGTAATTTTCCGAGATACTTGAATTTTGTCCTATCGAATTTACATCGTTTTTATTTGGATGAACTGGCAAAAACTCCCAACCAATCTCTAGCTGTGGGAGTGATGCGTTTAATAGTCGAAAATAAAAGCCAGGAGAAAACTGGAGAACTTGCCAGACAGTTGCTCCGTCAAGCTCAACAAGAACTTACTGATGCCACTTTAGAGGAAAAGGTTTTAGAATTTATTAAAGCAGTAGTGATTGATAAGTTTGCTAACTTGAGTCGGGAGGAACTTGAAGTGATGCTGAATTTAGATTCTTTAAAAAAAAGTAGAGTTTATCTGGAAGGTAAGCAAGAAGGTAAGCAAGAAGGTAAGCAAGAAGGTAAGCAAGAAGGTAAGCAAGAAGGTTTTGAGGAAGGTGTATTAGTGACAAAGTTAGAGACGATTCCCAAACTCATGAGGTTAGGCTTAAGCATTGAGCAAATTGCAGAATTTTTAGAACTAGATGTAGAAATTGTGAGAGAAAATGCTCGGCAGTAA